The proteins below are encoded in one region of Oncorhynchus nerka isolate Pitt River linkage group LG15, Oner_Uvic_2.0, whole genome shotgun sequence:
- the LOC115143594 gene encoding protein disulfide isomerase Creld1: MRTGWPLLAAGLYSVLSQVVLVRGCMDSCKECSGPQNDLCLECRTGWTLHDNTCVDIDECGTELGQCPPNTYCFNTEGNYQCKGCDQACVGCMGAGPVRCRKCAAGYRLTGAKCLDIDECSERVLACSGLDEICTNLDGSFHCDCAEGFTRKNNVCVQKKLPSGVGEKGLFEDVQDEEVEVLQQMFFGVLLCALATLAAKGDMVFTSIFMGGVAAMAGYWLIDRGDHFLDSFLKGR; this comes from the exons ATGAGGACTGGCTGGCCCCTCCTTGCTGCAGGGCTGTACTCAGTGCTGTCCCAGGTAGTTCTGGTCCGAGGCTGTATGGACTCCTGTAAGGAATGCTCAGGGCCTCAGAATGACCTGTGTCTGGAGTGCAGAACAGGCTGGACCCTCCATGACAACACATGTGTAG ACATAGATGAGTGTGGCACAGAGCTGGGCCAGTGTCCCCCCAACACCTACTGCTTCAACACAGAGGGCAACTATCAGTGCAAAG GCTGTGACCAGGCCTGTGTAGGCTGTATGGGTGCTGGGCCAGTTCGCTGCAGGAAGTGTGCTGCTGGCTACAGACTAACCGGAGCAAAGTGTTTAG aTATAGATGAATGCAGTGAGCGGGTTCTGGCGTGTTCAGGGCTGGATGAGATCTGTACCAATTTGGATGGATCTTTCCACTGTGACTGTGCTGAAGGCTTCACACGCAAAAACAACGTCTGTGTGCAGAAAAAGCTACCCAGTG gTGTGGGTGAGAAGGGTCTGTTTGAGGACGTCCAGGATGAAGAGGTGGAGGTTCTACAGCAGATGTTCTTTGGGGTGCTGCTCTGTGCTCTGGCCACCCTGGCTGCTAAAGGAGACATGGTCTTCACCTCCATCTTCATGGGTGGAGTGGCGGCCATGGCTGGATACTGGCTCATAGACAGGGGAGACCACTTTTTGGACAGCTTTCTGAAGGGACGCTAG
- the LOC115142718 gene encoding LOW QUALITY PROTEIN: histone H3 (The sequence of the model RefSeq protein was modified relative to this genomic sequence to represent the inferred CDS: inserted 1 base in 1 codon; substituted 1 base at 1 genomic stop codon) produces the protein MGGGGGLRNGPIRAVRRWXPISRCRCRLYKLHIGXYSDCKRRKLASAMARTKQTARKSTGGKAPRKQLATKAARKSAPATGGVKKPHRYRPGTVALREIRRYQKSTELLIRKLPFQRLVREIAQDFKTDLCFQSSAVMALQEASEAYLVGLYEGTNLCAIHAKRVTIMPKDIQLAHRIRGEPA, from the exons ATGGGCGGCGGAGGAGGCCTCCGCAACGGGCCAATCAGGGCGGTACGGAGATGGTGACCAATCAGCAGATGCCGCTGCCGGCTTTATAAACTTCACATAG TATACTCCGACTGTAAAAGAAGGAAGCTAGCTAGCGCCATGGCCAGAACCAAGCAAACCGCTCGCAAATCCACCGGTGGCAAAGCACCCAGGAAGCAGCTCGCCACCAAGGCTGCGCGCAAGAGCGCCCCGGCCACCGGTGGCGTGAAGAAGCCTCACCGTTACAGGCCCGGCACCGTGGCTCTTAGAGAGATCCGTCGTTACCAGAAGTCCACTGAGCTGCTGATCCGCAAACTGCCTTTCCAGCGCCTGGTGCGAGAAATTGCCCAGGACTTTAAGACCGACCTGTGCTTCCAGAGTTCCGCAGTGATGGCCCTGCAGGAGGCAAGCGAGGCTTACCTGGTCGGCCTGTACGAGGGCACCAACCTGTGCGCCATCCACGCCAAGAGGGTGACCATCATGCCCAAGGACATCCAGCTGGCCCATCGTATTCGCGGAGAGCCCGCATAA
- the LOC115142720 gene encoding LOW QUALITY PROTEIN: histone H2A (The sequence of the model RefSeq protein was modified relative to this genomic sequence to represent the inferred CDS: deleted 2 bases in 1 codon), whose translation MSGRGKTGQGKARAKAKTRSSRAGLQFPVGRVHRLLRKGNYAERVGAGAPVYLAAVLEYLTAEILELAGNAARDNKKTRIIPRHLQLAVRNDEELNKLLGGVTIAQGGVLPNIQAVLLPKKTEKAVKAK comes from the exons ATGAGCGGAAGAGGCAAAACCGGA CAAGGCAAGGCCAGGGCGAAGGCAAAGACACGTTCATCCCGTGCCGGGCTCCAGTTCCCCGTGGGCCGTGTGCACAGGCTGCTGCGCAAAGGCAACTACGCCGAGCGTGTGGGCGCTGGCGCACCAGTCTACCTGGCCGCAGTGCTCGAGTACCTGACTGCTGAGATCCTGGAGTTGGCCGGAAACGCTGCCCGTGACAACAAGAAGACTCGTATCATCCCCCGTCACCTGCAGCTGGCAGTCCGTAACGACGAGGAGCTGAACAAACTGCTTGGCGGCGTGACCATCGCTCAGGGTGGTGTTCTGCCCAACATCCAGGCAGTGCTGCTCCCCAAGAAGACTGAGAAGGCCGTCAAAGCCAAGTAA